The nucleotide window GATCCCTCAAAGTGCCTACAACGTCAGTCAAATTCGAGATCATTATCGTGACAGATAATTAAGTTTAGAACCTTTTCAATGAATGGTTGATATTTGCATAAGTTTTACATACATCTTCACAGAAGCAACCCCAACGATGAGGGTCTCCGTGGTTGTCATCTCCGTGAAAGACGGGTCAGAGTACTTGCCACAGCTGCATTGCATAAATGTCAATGACAAAGATcagaaacaaattaacaaaactaaattcacaaacacaaaaaaaacaaagaaaaaaaagaaaagatcatACCCGGTGCAGCTGCTGCCGCACTTGCAGCCGGAGCCACAGCCACAGTTTCCACCACAGCAAGACATTTTCTTAGTGAATAAAAAAGATCTGTAAATACTGGAGGAGGGATTAGAGTAAAGCTGTTTGTGGAGAAGTGAGAGCTTGACTGGCATTTATAATGCAGGAAATGTGAAAAGAGTATGATATTGACCGTCCAATTGGCAGAATGTCCGAATCCATCGCACCCTGGATGTGATAAGGTAGTTGTGGTCATTATCTTGTTACGAAAATTCCTACTGAAAATAATTGAAGTGGAACTGTGAAAGATTCTTTCATCTGTTACTTAAGTGTATCTCTATGgttatagatattttattttatttatgttatcgTTAATTATAACAAtgaatcacaaaaaaaaattctgatttaaaaaaaattctgatttagtataaagtaattattttcttatataaatacGGATTGAAATAGGTAAATAACTCTATTAATAAAGGAAATTATCCCTGTCACTAAAGTTTAATTCTTTTGGACAAAAGGCTTCTTACTGCCTTCTTGGCTCACTCACATGCTATCGGAGGATTTGATAGTTCCTATTAGGGAAAAGGACAGTTTAACATtcaagttttgttgaaatgataaatatatatctatgatagataaaaaatttaaacatccaTCCAAAGTTTATTATGTTATGATACACCTACATATTTTCTGTTAAGGTTAAGGGataaattcgttattttattaataatattaaaataattaaaattttatcttatttttcctttttaatttagaaaactaacatttttcctcctaaattaagtttaaaaaaattctttttttcccCTGAAATCCAGTCACTTTCTCCGACGATGACCAACCAATAGCGGAGAAGTCTTCATCCAGAGGTCATTCTCTAGATGACAATCGTTGTCCAAGTATGATGACCGTCATCCAGATCTAAACAATGAACATCGTCCAGATCTCTGGACGACAAGCGTCATTCAGAGAATAGACGACACTCCGTCGTCTGGTGAAGGAAGATGAGCGTCGTCCAAATCTGGATGACTCTCATCATTTAACCTTTAGTCATGTCAGTCATTAGTGGTCAGAGGgagggtaaaaaaaaattagggatttggggaggggggaagtcacttttcaaagttcaggtataagaattaaatgttaatttttaaaatctaaggaagaaatgaaataaaattatatatttttaaatattatggttaaatgatgattttatccttgtaTTTAACAAAAAAGTTAAAGACAATTTAAAAGTGggtgaatgtttgagttttttatctgttataagtatattttttaaattgagctaaattttggatgaaaaataatccttCATCCTTCTTATTATTAGATCGGTGTTGCATcacatcaatttaaattttaaattaaaaatatttaaccctaacttgatacaaaataaaaattgtgctAAAATTATAGGATAAGGGTGAAACAATTTGATCATATAACCGATGAAACGGTCATGCATCATCGGTAAATAATTGTACATCCTTTTAAAATGCCTTATGTAACATGATACTCATATTATCCATGTGACACACTTACAACTTATGTATATAGGTGTaatatgacattttatataacaatCATGAGTATGTATGaaggtcattttataattatatgaattatgttaaattttgataCGTGAAAAAATGACTAAGTATATAAAGATAACATTAAAAAGATACATTTTTAATTACCCACTCCATCCACTATTAGTAAACATACAACCTAGTTCTTAATGTCTCATATTTGGTGAAAGAAATATCAACTATTCAATCCATccattataaggggttaaatctTTTCATTTCTCATCATATTTCAACTTTCTTCTATGATTTATAATatgagaaaacataaattttataattttataaataattttttataattaaaaaaagagcttgagctttgCTCACATGGTTAGAgctcaataattttaaaaccatgTTTCGAACGTGAGTTACAATAGCTTGTTTTGGGTTCGATCAAAACGAGCTAGaaattgagctcgagtttgtttGGCCCAAATTTAGCCCTAAGTGAGAAGTAAGGAGCTTCCATGAAAAAGACAAACGCCTAATTTGGCTATCACATGGGCTACACCGGCAGTTAAATTTGTCGCTAAGAAACCTTGGCAATTTGGAGAGAAGCTCTACATTATGGAGAAAGTGGAGGAAGTATCTTTGGGCGAAAAAGTGGTGGATGAGTAGGAGGCATGGCTAAATTCCAGCGAATTGAGtccaactcaaactcaagttaatttgattttggCTTAGCTTGAAAATGTTAGGTTCGGGTCTCAACTCAAACTTGACAAGCTTTTTTTAAGCTGATTCAcatttagttcattttgaaaaCAGTTAAGCTCGAGTTTGGTTACAAATAGTTGtagaactcaaattgaatttagttCAACATTGTAATCGAGCTAAAAATTGATCataacaacattattttaatatatattaattaaaatgatatagtttttattgatttgaaataaaattttttatgtttacaaATCGAGTGAGCCAAATGCCCAAAATTCAAGTTCGACAATACAAAATTCTTAAACTCAAGCTTCAGTTTATTGAAACTAAACtcattttgaatttattcaaattgagctAACAAACAAGTTTACTCCATTCAAATCAGCCCCTAATAAGAAGGGTTTCCATGAGAAAAAATTAGGAAAAGAAGAGCaacaaagagaaaatgagaacgaagagaaaaaggaaaactgaTAAGGGGAAAGAAGAATAAGGTGTAATATAATAACTGCAATCTCTGCACATTATCAaagccaaatttttattaacggAGTTACATTTTGAGTGAGATTGTGTCATTTTTGCGAGTGAAAACTCACTGTTTCCACCAAAACTTACACGACATGAACCGTTCTTCCagtttatttaaaatatgtacaaaTTGTACCACTCGGGAAATTTTCCTGGCTTAAATGCTGTAAATTGTCAGCACCGTTCTTCCAAAATCGATTGAGGGTTGGAAGTCGAGAGTCCCCTAAGTCctaacacaaaagaaaaatcaatttctgTGGTGGGCATTTTTATTCTGCAACCTTTGCTTCATTATTATTTACAAGATATGATAAAAGATCTCCGGTAAACAAGATTATTGTTTATCTAATTGATCTGTATTAATAACAACTGATCGATTTCACAGAATTCACCAACCCCTTTCACAAATACATTCAACTCCCATATCAAAAGCAGCGATAACACAAACCTTACATAAACACCCACTAGCCGATAGGATACAGCAAAACAAATCCAACTACGGACATATTTGATGTTGCCTTTGGCTTTCTTATTTACAAAATACTTATAATTTAAAGATCTAACGTTTCTTCTTATTTAACAAACATAATACATAGCTGCTTTTATATCTGGGTATGCTCATATATTTCACTTGCCACATTTGCAGGGGTTGCAGGAGCAGTTGTCTCCACAGCCGCAGTTCTCTGTCCCATAGTTCATCTCAGATCCCTCAAGGTGCCTGAAACATCAGTCAAATTCCAGATCGTTATCGTTACACATAATCAAGTTTacaacatttaaataaattggcAGCTATTTGCAGACTTTTTACATACATCTTCACCGGAGCAACCCCGACGATGAGTGTCTCGGTGGTTGCCACCTCCGTGAAAGCCGGATCAGAGTACTTGCCACATCTGCATACGTCTCAAAGACAAAGATCAGAAACAAATTAACaagtaaaactaaattatacTTACAAAAATTAGCAATAAAATAAGAGAGAAAGcggaaaaatcaaattatatacttgCAGTCGCTGCCGCAGGAGCAGTTGGAGCCACAGTTACAACCAGAAGACATTTTCTTGGAGAACAAAAGAAGATTTGCAGAAACAAAACTAGGGATCGGAGAGATTCAGTGTAGCAGACGACTTGTTTCGTGGCAACCATGACTAGCATTTATAGTGCAGGGGCTATGAATAGGGGTTGATCTTGACCGTCCATTTGGCAGAATCTTTTGCCAGTTGCGTGTTGAAGCGGTAAGATGCTGTTGTCATTTTGTTATCCATACGAAACtcttaatgaaatttattcCCTCCCCTCGCTGTCGTTGAAAAATAAGCACAGCCCAATCAAATTAAACAATGTTTatgtcatatatatattatatccgATTATTCCAATAATGTCGAACTAAGAAATCTTTAAATCTATCGaataatactattaaaattatatgtttgtattttattttttatatatataataaataaatatattattaaataattaaataattttaaatataaaataaagtttaatttaattataaaataatattatatatatttaaataaatgtatatatcgTTTCTTGAGGTTAAAAATAATTCACTTAGATAATGCCAAAGAAAAGGAGACAATAATAAAATGCTGACGTCCTTTAAACCCATCTGAGTAATgagaatatgaataaaaaaatgccCAAGAATACTTTGGGAAAATCGTAATCCTGTGGACCCtccatcattttattaatttagtggCCAAACACTTGCTTACATTTGACGTGGGTGGGCGgttggtttgaataatattttattattaaaataaaaaattatttaaaaaataaattattaaaaaaattattaaatataaataattaatatatttaataaaatttaataaatataaataattattgtatttaattaaaaaaatattaataactttaaaatttttttaatattttttatattatttgatatattaattaaaaataaatttatttttattttaaaaaattaataaattataatataattataataaaatcaagattattttagtaatattttaatatttaagatgaaattagtaatcagattactattTATATACCCTATTACGtcagtattaataataaaatattattataatattttattactgataaatcaaataagataatataaataataaaagataaaatattaagatactCTTTAAATCTCTAAAATCAAACGATCTATTagtgtaatttcaaatttttttataaaattttaaaaatttaaaaatttattttttatctaattttaattaaaaaaattttattaatattaagaataaaaatacctaatattaaaaaaattaaaattttattttttaacttaaattttgaaaatgggtAATTTTTTCTCAcatgacatttttttcattttgaaaactGACTTTTCGTTTTAAAGTTTtgtacttttcaaaattttcttttgtagccggcctcaaaattttaaaattcttttcacGTCGTTTTAAGGTTTTGTCTCTAGTGGCTATGAGAAATCCAATCGGCAATTGATCTTCTTTGTTAATGTTGTCCTTATCTCCACAGTCCACGTGTTCTTTTTTCAGGTCCTCCCCATCATATTCAAGGGACGATAGCATTAAATAAAGACCAAAGGATTAATTTCCATCTattgaatgttgttttttttaatttttaatttttaattttaaaattttcttctatctatttataaattattatatttattagttttaataataaaattattatttttatttataatattaaaaataaataaatattttatttattttttcttttaaaacctaaaaaataataattttttcttaagtcaaattttaaaaaatcacttttctctCATTGGATTTAATTTCAATATCCGACTATTTGCTCTAATAATTTGTCCTTTTTAACAGTTTTACTTTCTCCTATGGTCTatctcaaagtttttttttctctttgacgACTGTGTATTGCTTATTTAGAAAGATAAATTGTCTTTCTAAAAGAAAACGAATCATCTTTTTCTAAGAAGATATCATCTCCTCAAACAaagataagattaaaaaataattttaaaatagatagaagaaaatttaaaaattgaaaactaaaccctagaaaaaaaattgttattttttaaaacttgatttaaaaaaaattattaatttttaaggtttaaaaagtgaaaataagataaaattttaaaagttaaagttttgttacctttaataatctataaatagataaatgaaattgATGTAATTAAAGGGTGTAAATAAGATATCAACAAACTTCGGGTAGGACCTATGCGTTTGGCCTTAAGTCAAACATAGATAAAGGTTTGAGTCGAAAGTATTCTGAAGACATTATGCaacttaattaattcaaatatcagTACCGAAGATTCTGGTGGCTAGATTTTTTTCTGATAGGTTGAGCCTCCCACCACACAAGAGACCAAtacgtatgtatgtatgttgcacattttttcttctgttaattatttaacatgacacaaaagagtaatgctatgtgtatttatttttggtacataatttatatatacagtgatatatcattatgtaattagatgattttaaaaaatatgttatcatataattaaaaaatattcaatcatataataatactttatctgtgtatataaattatgtatcaaaaataattatatataattttcttagtcACAAAAATAGAAGTCGACggagtataaaaataataaaaccccaAATCGAACACCAATCAGTTTGGCCCCTTTCtctctattatttaatttcttgcaCGCCACACTATTATGTAATCACGTTTTACCAGCTCCAGTAGTATTTGAGGTTATAATACACAATCAAATGAAGGATATATTTACCAAATTCAAAAGGATATGGaaagatttatttaatttaataaaggtAATTAAATCGAATAAAAGAGGAAGTTTGgacattaatatttttcttttcatcccCAATAGCAAGCCCTAATAAATCATCCAAAAGTGGGCATCCCATATAATTTATGAACGATGAAAAGCCCATCAACACATGATTTTCACTTATTCTATCTGACTCACGgaggttttatttatttgataaaataaacataattatatattattatattccaAGTTTGTTATTGTGATTGTATTCAAAGATAACATGGAGATAGAAATTTAAATTCCTTCAGAAATTCCAGCCTACCTACAATGAGAAAAAGATAGCTTTATTTCTGGGTTTtgtgaatcaaatataaaaagaaattcattGATGCTCTTTTGCTTTAAAAAAGAGTGGTGAGAATTCATTGCCACCTCTCTTTTCCAAACAACATCCCAAACGTAAACTCTGTTTCATTTGTGCAGGAAAATGAAATGATTTTACCGTATCTGTATGCCCTCCATCGTCAATTATAATTGGCCCTCCTCCTCCTCCTGCCCGTCTTTTAAGTTTACAGGGCAAatgactattcccacccaagttttagccgaaactcaaaagtatatatatgacagataaaaaatttaaatacttattcataaactaattttcattataattttctattagagacaaaagtaaaactatcattttaataatattattaaaaaatatataattttatctcatccctccccaaagttttgaaaattgactttcACCCCATacatcaactttgaaaagtcaccatttttcccttagggtttggaatttttaaggtttttttctctAGCGACCGAAGTCGACTTTCCCCACCCATCTTTCGTTGATGAccgaagaaaaaggaagaacgACCACCCATCTTTCGTTCGATGCTCAGACAACCACCCATTTATCACATTTGGACGACACTCGAGCGATGTTGTGTGATTCGTCAATCTCAACCAAAATTCTCGATTCAACAATGACAACGATGAGATGATGTCAGATGACTACGAGAGACGTTGGGACGACAAAGACAGACACTTGGATTATGCCAAGGAGACGAATTGAGCGAAAGAAGGGGAGACAATTCGTGCGAAAGATAAGGAGACGCTGGTTGAGATCCATGCCTTCTAGCGTCAAACAAAAGATGGGTGATCTGGAAGAAGGGAGAGGGATGGTCAAACAGTGCCAATTGTCGAAAAGGGAGAGGTTTGGTTAGAAAATCAAAGCCCTAGGGGGAAAAGTAAactttctaaaacttaattcttagggaaaattgttagtttccaAGCTAAAGgggaaaattttataaatttttagggttttatagtttaaggataaaataatgattttactcttccctctaatccaaaattttgatagaaattaGTCCATAGGTAAATGTTTGAATTTCTCATCCACTGTGGGTGTGTTTTACATGATGGATAGGTTCCTCGTGTTTGTGGACCTAGAATGGCTCAAGTCCTCTGATAGTGGTATATGCTTTACTCATTGCTTGTGATTCTCCATCTCTACTTGGTCAACTTTCCCCTCCcattatcttttgttttttatggtAAAGTTGAAcgctttttcatttattatttatttctggATGGTTGGTATCATCTTTTCGAATAATAGTAGGTATGGTAATGCAGTGACATGATTTGTTTTGAGACAGTAAAGTCGTGAAGTCTTTTCAAATCCAATATGTAGATGATTGGCTTTGCTGTGAGGAGAAATCTAAATCATTCGGAGTGCAAGTTCTCTCATTCTGATTGGTTCATACATGCATCAACACCAGAACTATCTGCCATTGTGatttcaaaaacattttcaactTCGACGGCTGCCAAACTTATTTCAACATCATTATCACTATAACCTTACATAATTTTTTCACATATGTGATAAACTGAAATTCATGTATGATCTTCCCTGGGCTGGGATATATACAGCAGAAGAAACGTATGGGGAAAACTTACCATTAACCCCAACAAGTCCTTATCAAATTGATACTAAAGATCGAAAATGAGCCTGATTTAGTTATTTCACATCAGGTAAGATCTGATTAGTGATTTCACGTCAAATTAAATCTGACAGAATGACCCCAGTACTATTTGGAGCAGAAACAACACAGTAGGTCTCCAGCTCTCAACGCCAAGCTTTATTGACTTAATTTAGGGGCTGTTGAAGGAGTTGCACATGAGCATTGTTTCAGTATACACATGATCACTCCCAGCTTGAACTTGTCTTTTAGATGTTATTAGATTCCAgcttcatcaattttatttgcaaTGAATTAATGGTCAATCGGAAGAATTAATCCTTCAGAATACAAAGGGTACTCTAGTTCGAAAGTTAATTTCTGAGCTGTTTGCCTGTTTGAATGGTGGCATTCACTTTATGAATTATAAGATGTTTCAATGTTATGATATCAGAATTTTCACCTCCATGGCGTCATCAATGTTGCAAACACATCAATTAAGAGAGTCAAATGATAGTAATTAAAAGAAGAGAGATTTATTAATCTTCCATACACATAAGGATAAGATAAGAAAGCAGTAGTTAAACAGAAGAGCCAATTAGCTACAACTAATCCAGGGAAGATGTTGAAGCAGATAAGGCtctcttatttataataaacttattatttttctttagatCACTGCTGCTTTTGATTTATTTCCGGCATTTCCatgatttataattaacaatTGCAGGGGTTGCAGCTGCAGCTATTTCCGCATTTGCAGGTGTTATTTGCACAACTGCAGCCACCATTCTCTGCTCCAAAGCCCATCTCGGATCCCTCAAAGTGCCTACAATACGAGTCAATTCaggatcatcatcatcataggAAAATCGAAGTTGAAAATCTTTTCAATGGATAATTCATAAATATCATAATGTGCCTTAGTGTGTACATACATCTTCCCAGCAACACCAACAACAATGGCTTCGGTGGTTGTCTTCTCTGAGGAACTCAAATCAGGGTACATGCCGCATCTGCATACATACTAGAGAGAATGATCACAAAGAATAACTTAAAATTGGCACCACTAGAggaagtgaaaatgaaaatataccCGTTGCAGCTACCCCCGCATTTGCAGCCAGAGCCACAGCCACAGTTTCCACCACAGCAAgacattttgtttaattgattgaaACGACTAAACTGGAATGCTAGTTCAGTGTGGGACGAGTTCTTAAGCAAGACCTTCACCTTATTTATAAGGCAGTTGATTTGAGAAATGGTGCATATTTCCTGTACAGGTGTTGCAATCCTAGACGAATTTGTTCCGTTCtacataaaaaattgaatgatgtGATGGCTGGGAAGACAGGCGCCTTACAGCCAAGAAGCATTCACATGTTGTGGGCCTTAAATGGCCTCTGTCCCCTGATAACGGAATACGCTTTAGTTCTAAGATTATTTAACCAAGTAAATTTTCTATCATAACCGAAGCGTAAAaggttcaaaattttaaatataaaagtaaaaatttaaatttatttcaataatatttttaaattaaattttttatttatttgatgtaatgGTAAAACCGGTCattaaatctgaaattttcactttttcttccttcttgTGGAGTGTTGGACAAATAAACTGTGCCTCACacactaattaaaatatttttttcctgaGCTGAgtcttttctttaaattttcacCATTCACACCAAGCATCTTAAGACCATCTTTCAGCTCTGAAACTCTTTTCTCCAAGACAGCACACGCTGGATAAACAGGGACACCCTGCTTTCTTCTTTGCAGTTCTTTGTAAACTTTTTCAGCTCCTGCTTCATCAATTTAATTTGCTACTACCGGGAGGGGGGGAGCGCGCGGATCAGATAAACCCTCCTGATGGTACTCAAGCTCTAAAACTAAATCTCTAAGCAGTGCCCATGGTGGTTCTCTGGTAAATAACAGAGCGAATCTAATAGTTGAACAGAATTTAttcccaaaagaaaaataacagtACAATCATATAATGTTAAGAACAAGAAAAGACAACAATTCCGTTTACCCTCACATTTTGGGTTTGAAGTTTCCATCACTGATAGGATTACCGTTTCCGTACGACCTCTTTCTCCATTTGTTATTTACTGATGTATGAAAACGCCCAAGAGGTGTTATCATCATGTAAGagcatatatattgtattgtaaaTGTTTTCTAATAAGTCATCCAACCTTACGCAAAAGCATAACTACATGAAAGAATTTCTTTCCACCC belongs to Mangifera indica cultivar Alphonso chromosome 2, CATAS_Mindica_2.1, whole genome shotgun sequence and includes:
- the LOC123209606 gene encoding metallothionein-like protein 2, producing MSCCGGNCGCGSGCKCGSSCTGCGKYSDPSFTEMTTTETLIVGVASVKMHFEGSEMNYGAETSPATPAMVGSEIYERTQI
- the LOC123208814 gene encoding metallothionein-like protein 1B; the protein is MSSGCNCGSNCSCGSDCKCGKYSDPAFTEVATTETLIVGVAPVKMHLEGSEMNYGTENCGCGDNCSCNPCKCGK
- the LOC123208813 gene encoding metallothionein-like protein 2, translating into MSCCGGNCGCGSGCKCGGSCNGCGMYPDLSSSEKTTTEAIVVGVAGKMHFEGSEMGFGAENGGCSCANNTCKCGNSCSCNPCNC